In Papaver somniferum cultivar HN1 chromosome 1, ASM357369v1, whole genome shotgun sequence, a genomic segment contains:
- the LOC113335703 gene encoding GDSL esterase/lipase 7-like → MKFFSFVFTLLISFFLLIRTKEFASTEALKLPFQGRVLAPALYVFGDSLVDSGNNNYLQTLAKVNYTPYGVDFRNGPTGRFNNGKTAVDYIASWLGLPYVPPYLGLSEKQKRRTKTGINYASGAAGILQESGTVTIGDNLSLEEQVNYFNKTVKLDLPKIFKTHKKISKYLSKSIFVISIGSNDYINNYLQPALYNSSKIYNPQQYADLLVSTLKKRLASLYKLGARKFVVLELGPVGCTPAFVFSATPKPTTPCVESINSVVKIFNSGVTKMTQQLTSTLKGSTFIYADVFKKSHQQNLHPAKYGFSGGNTPCCAVGVSTLCLPNQKPCANRNAHLYWDAFHPVQRVNYEVAKGCFDGSTTCFPINIRKLSYI, encoded by the exons ATGAAGTTCTTCTCTTTTGTGTTTACCCTTCTGATCTCGTTCTTTCTTCTAATTCGAACGAAAGAGTTTGCTTCCACTGAAGCTCTGAAACTACCTTTCCAAGGCCGTGTTCTTGCACCAGCATTATATGTATTTGGTGATTCTTTGGTAGACAGTGGCAACAACAATTACCTTCAAACACTAgcaaaagtaaattacacaccaTATGGAGTTGATTTTCGAAATGGACCCACTGGAAGGTTCAACAATGGCAAAACTGCTGTAGATTATATAG CTAGTTGGCTGGGATTGCCGTATGTACCACCGTACTTGGGTTTATCGGAAAAGCAGAAGAGAAGAACAAAAACTGGTATAAATTATGCATCTGGAGCGGCGGGTATTCTTCAGGAGTCAGGAACTGTAACAATA GGTGACAACTTAAGCTTGGAAGAACAAGTCAATTACTTCAACAAAACAGTCAAACTAGACTTGcccaaaattttcaaaacccataaaaagatATCCAAATACTTGTCAAAGTCCATATTTGTGATCTCAATTGGCAGCAATGACTACATCAACAATTACCTTCAACCAGCATTGTACAATAGCAGCAAAATATATAATCCTCAACAATATGCTGACCTCTTAGTGTCAACTCTCAAAAAACGTTTAGCG AGTTTATATAAATTAGGAGCAAGGAAATTTGTGGTACTTGAATTGGGTCCTGTTGGATGTACACCAGCATTTGTCTTTAGTGCTACTCCAAAACCAACTACACCATGTGTAGAAAGTATTAACAGTGTGGTTAAAATTTTCAACTCTGGAGTTACCAAAATGACTCAACAACTCACATCTACCTTGAAAGGCTCCACTTTTATTTATGCTGATGTCTTCAAGAAAAGCCATCAACAGAACTTGCATCCTGCTAAATATg GGTTTTCCGGAGGGAATACACCATGTTGTGCAGTAGGAGTATCTACGCTTTGTCTTCCAAATCAGAAACCATGCGCAAACCGGAATGCTCATCTCTACTGGGACGCATTTCATCCGGTTCAGAGAGTTAACTATGAAGTTGCTAAAGGATGTTTTGATGGCTCGACGACTTGCTTCCCTATTAACATTCGCAAATTATCATACATTTAA
- the LOC113335713 gene encoding GDSL esterase/lipase 7-like, whose amino-acid sequence MKFSVLFILFSLFLFTLSYQFSSATQDLGLESNNKPVPAVYVFGDSLVDSGNNNYLQTLAKVNYTPYGVDFLDGAATGRFTNGYTVVDFLVKWLGLPYVPPYMGLSEAEKRETTTGINYASGAAGILPESGTATGDILSLEEQINYFLQTVKNDLPMSFSTQEEISSYLSKSIFVVSIGSNDYINNYLQPGNYNSSKTYTPQQYGALLISSLKQHLISLYNLGARKFLVFELGPIGCLPAIINAVNPKPTTPCLESVNLLIKIFNSGIPSMIQELTSTLEGSTFVYGDIFDKSYQQNMSPLTYGFSGGNTPCCVVGGNGTTICLPDQMPCENRNTHLYWDAFHPVQRVNYEVASGCFRGSSTCFPVNVCQLARI is encoded by the exons aTGAAGTTCTCTGTTTTGTTCattcttttctctctttttctttttactctAAGTTATCAGTTTTCTTCTGCCACTCAAGATCTAGGCCTTGAATCAAATAACAAACCTGTACCAGCGGTGTATGTGTTTGGTGATTCTTTGGTTGACAGTGGCAACAACAATTATCTTCAAACATTAGCCAAAGTCAATTACACACCATATGGAGTCGATTTTCTTGATGGAGCAGCCACCGGCAGATTCACCAATGGCTACACCGTCGTAGACTTTTTAG TTAAATGGCTTGGACTACCATACGTACCACCCTATATGGGTTTATCCGAAGCGGAGAAGAGAGAAACAACTACTGGTATAAATTATGCATCTGGAGCAGCTGGTATTCTTCCAGAATCAGGAACTGCAACG GGAGACATCCTGAGCTTGGAAGAACAAATCAATTACTTTCTTCAAACAGTCAAAAACGATTTACCGATGTCATTCTCAACCCAAGAAGAGATTTCCAGTTACTTGTCCAAGTCAATATTTGTAGTCTCAATTGGTAGCAATGACTACATCAACAATTACCTTCAACCAGGAAATTACAATAGCAGCAAAACATATACTCCTCAGCAATATGGTGCCCTCTTGATATCATCTCTCAAGCAACATCTAATTAGTTTGTATAACTTGGGAGCAAGGAAATTTTTGGTATTTGAATTGGGTCCAATCGGGTGTTTACCGGCAATAATCAATGCAGTTAATCCAAAACCAACCACCCCGTGTTTAGAAAGTGTTAATCTTTTGATTAAGATTTTCAATTCCGGAATTCCCAGTATGATTCAAGAACTTACTTCCACCTTGGAAGGTTCGACATTTGTTTATGGTGATATTTTTGATAAGAGCTATCAGCAAAACATGTCTCCTCTTACATATG ggttttctggaGGAAATACACCATGCTGTGTAGTTGGAGGGAATGGGACAACAATTTGTCTTCCAGATCAGATGCCATGTGAGAACAGGAACACTCATCTGTATTGGGACGCATTCCATCCGGTTCAGAGAGTAAATTATGAAGTTGCTAGTGGATGTTTTAGAGGATCGTCGACTTGTTTCCCTGTTAATGTTTGTCAATTAGCACGCATCTAG